The following are from one region of the Geoalkalibacter subterraneus genome:
- a CDS encoding Fic family protein — MPESLTTEYKRRFGKVVVVSLVAFANTDGGVVIVGMEDDEKPCGVDIGPETVQRYVNEIKNATYPQLIPKVLIEKRGGKPVLVFEVGEYPIKPVSYKNRYYRRVHNSNHVMALEEIVDLQQQSLSVSYDACLTHATLTDLDPSLLNRFFERVNSRGRVTLQDDLFTNLAKLKLIRDGKVTIAGNLLFGDPDFTIRIGRFKSEATIIDDIVIKSPLFVAVDEALTFIKKHINLSYSFNGSRERIERWQYPLEALRELVLNAVVHRDYKSPSDIIIKVFDDRITISNPGKLYGRLRVEDLQRNDYVSSLRNRLLAEMFYLIGDIERYGTGFVRIREALADYPGLAVAVEEMGEFFKVELRHAAEQVTEQVTEQVTEQVTEQVTEQVIRLLKVLDRPRTRRELQNILHLQHREHFRSEYLRPALEAGLVAMTNPEKPRAADQKYILTAKGRMFFHGE; from the coding sequence ATGCCCGAGTCCCTCACAACGGAATACAAACGGCGCTTCGGAAAAGTGGTTGTCGTGTCGCTGGTGGCATTCGCCAATACCGATGGTGGTGTGGTCATTGTCGGGATGGAGGATGATGAAAAGCCCTGTGGAGTGGATATCGGTCCGGAAACCGTTCAACGCTATGTCAACGAAATCAAGAATGCCACTTACCCGCAGTTGATCCCCAAAGTACTGATCGAGAAGCGCGGAGGCAAGCCCGTACTTGTTTTTGAGGTTGGCGAATACCCGATAAAGCCTGTTTCCTACAAAAATCGCTATTACAGAAGGGTGCATAACAGCAACCACGTCATGGCTCTGGAAGAGATCGTGGATCTGCAGCAGCAGTCACTGTCTGTTTCCTATGACGCTTGCCTCACTCATGCAACCTTGACAGACCTTGATCCTTCCTTGCTGAATCGTTTTTTTGAGCGGGTCAACAGCCGAGGACGGGTGACACTCCAGGATGATTTGTTTACAAACCTGGCTAAGCTTAAACTCATCCGCGACGGCAAAGTCACCATTGCCGGCAACCTTCTCTTTGGCGACCCTGACTTCACGATTCGTATCGGCCGTTTCAAATCAGAGGCGACCATCATCGACGACATCGTTATCAAGTCGCCGTTGTTTGTCGCTGTCGATGAGGCGCTGACCTTTATCAAGAAACATATCAACCTTTCTTATTCCTTTAATGGAAGTCGCGAACGGATTGAACGCTGGCAGTATCCGCTGGAGGCGCTGCGCGAACTGGTTTTAAACGCGGTGGTGCACCGTGATTACAAGAGCCCGTCGGATATCATCATCAAGGTTTTTGATGATCGAATTACAATTTCCAATCCCGGCAAGCTGTACGGCCGTTTGCGTGTCGAGGATCTGCAGCGGAATGATTATGTCTCGTCTTTGCGCAACCGATTGCTGGCGGAAATGTTCTACCTGATTGGCGACATCGAACGCTACGGCACGGGTTTTGTGAGAATCAGAGAGGCCTTGGCGGATTATCCAGGTCTTGCTGTTGCTGTTGAAGAGATGGGCGAGTTTTTCAAGGTTGAGTTACGCCATGCTGCCGAGCAAGTCACCGAGCAAGTCACCGAGCAAGTTACCGAGCAAGTTACCGAGCAAGTTACCGAGCAAGTCATACGTCTCTTGAAAGTCCTGGATCGGCCTAGAACTCGTCGTGAGCTGCAGAATATATTGCATTTGCAGCACCGGGAACATTTCAGGAGTGAATATTTGCGGCCCGCGCTGGAAGCCGGGCTGGTGGCAATGACGAACCCTGAAAAGCCCCGTGCAGCCGACCAGAAATATATTCTAACGGCAAAGGGACGAATGTTTTTTCATGGGGAGTAG
- a CDS encoding transposase, whose amino-acid sequence MTMPRSNLVSLSDTPWYHVVSRCVRRAYLCGEDYSSGKNFEHRRGWIESRICELSSIFAIDVAAYAVMSNHYHIVVRIDAERAAGWGDEEVLARWTRIFSGPGLVQKYLGTERDTLSATELSNIAALAETYRKRLHDLSWFMRVLNETIARMANAEDGVTGRFWEGRFKSQALLDDQALLTAMAYVDLNPVRAGLAQTPEESAHTSVRRRIADLFPKTAEEEASPAEKRTPPAAQVRKAAADLRRRQEHVRPESELRQLEPAPLLDFSPSVQVDGAIPFTLPDYLELVDALGRAVHPAKRGFIPETTPAILSRLNIDFDTFFATADQFLSGFGSAVGTAQHLTALAEQRQCRYLRGVGQARSVFGRVA is encoded by the coding sequence ATGACAATGCCCCGATCAAACCTTGTGAGCCTCTCCGACACGCCGTGGTACCACGTTGTCTCGCGTTGTGTGCGCCGTGCGTACCTGTGTGGGGAAGATTATTCCTCTGGAAAGAACTTTGAACATCGCCGCGGCTGGATCGAGAGCCGCATTTGCGAACTCTCCTCGATTTTCGCCATCGATGTGGCGGCCTACGCCGTTATGAGCAATCACTACCATATTGTTGTGCGCATCGATGCCGAGCGCGCAGCGGGGTGGGGCGATGAGGAGGTTCTAGCGCGGTGGACTCGAATATTTTCCGGGCCTGGGCTGGTTCAGAAATATTTGGGCACTGAGCGCGACACCCTCAGCGCTACAGAGTTGTCAAACATCGCTGCGCTGGCCGAGACCTATCGCAAGCGTCTTCACGACCTGTCCTGGTTTATGCGGGTGCTCAATGAGACCATTGCCCGCATGGCCAATGCTGAAGACGGGGTGACTGGTCGGTTTTGGGAGGGGCGCTTCAAAAGTCAAGCGCTGCTTGACGATCAAGCCTTGCTGACCGCCATGGCGTATGTCGATCTCAACCCTGTGCGCGCAGGACTTGCGCAAACGCCCGAAGAAAGCGCTCATACCTCCGTGCGCCGGCGCATTGCCGATCTTTTTCCTAAAACGGCAGAAGAAGAGGCCTCCCCCGCGGAAAAAAGAACGCCGCCTGCGGCGCAGGTCCGTAAAGCCGCCGCCGATCTGCGCCGCAGACAAGAGCACGTCCGTCCCGAAAGCGAACTGCGCCAGCTTGAGCCGGCCCCGTTGCTGGATTTTTCTCCGTCGGTCCAGGTTGACGGCGCCATTCCCTTTACTTTGCCTGACTACCTGGAGTTAGTCGATGCGCTCGGACGCGCCGTCCATCCCGCCAAGCGCGGTTTTATCCCCGAAACCACTCCTGCCATCCTCTCGCGCCTGAACATTGATTTTGACACCTTTTTCGCAACCGCCGATCAATTTCTGAGCGGTTTCGGTAGTGCCGTGGGGACTGCGCAACATCTGACCGCGCTGGCCGAGCAGCGACAGTGCCGGTATCTGCGTGGTGTCGGGCAAGCCCGATCTGTGTTCGGCCGCGTTGCATAG
- a CDS encoding ribbon-helix-helix domain-containing protein — translation MPAKNPRVNVVLEKPVYNALHDLAENEGVSMSMLMRDLVKEALELREDRALAEFAAEREKDFDPSEALSHDEVWG, via the coding sequence ATGCCCGCGAAAAATCCGAGAGTCAACGTCGTTTTGGAAAAACCTGTTTATAACGCTCTTCATGACCTGGCTGAAAACGAAGGGGTATCCATGTCCATGTTGATGCGCGACCTGGTGAAAGAAGCGCTCGAGCTGCGTGAGGACAGGGCGCTGGCAGAGTTCGCTGCGGAGCGGGAAAAAGATTTCGACCCCAGCGAAGCACTGAGCCATGACGAGGTTTGGGGGTAG
- a CDS encoding type II toxin-antitoxin system RelE/ParE family toxin, protein MPRVVITEGAARGLKRCRRFLMNKSPEAVTHAALAIRERFDLLISQPEIGRPLGDDLDLRELLIEFGDSGYVALYRYDNLADVVYVLAFRHQKEAGY, encoded by the coding sequence TTGCCACGAGTAGTTATCACAGAGGGTGCTGCCCGAGGATTAAAGCGGTGTCGGCGCTTCTTGATGAACAAATCACCCGAAGCTGTGACGCATGCCGCCCTTGCCATACGCGAGCGCTTTGATCTGCTGATCTCACAGCCTGAAATCGGCCGCCCGCTCGGTGATGACCTCGATTTACGCGAGTTGCTCATCGAATTTGGTGATTCCGGGTATGTTGCGCTCTATCGTTACGATAACCTCGCAGATGTTGTTTATGTGCTGGCATTCAGGCATCAGAAAGAAGCGGGTTATTAA
- a CDS encoding CopG family ribbon-helix-helix protein, translating to MATSIKIDDDLRARIRSLAQRRRRSSHWIMREAIEQYVAREEARESFKQEAYASWSAYQETGRHLTGDEVRDWLGRWGSEDETELPDCHE from the coding sequence ATGGCGACCTCTATAAAGATTGATGATGACCTCAGGGCGCGGATACGTTCCCTTGCGCAGCGCCGTCGCCGATCATCTCACTGGATTATGCGTGAGGCCATCGAGCAGTATGTGGCGCGGGAAGAGGCGCGCGAGAGCTTTAAGCAGGAGGCTTATGCGTCCTGGAGTGCTTATCAGGAAACCGGTCGCCACCTGACCGGCGATGAGGTGCGCGATTGGTTGGGCCGTTGGGGATCGGAAGACGAAACGGAGCTGCCTGATTGCCACGAGTAG
- a CDS encoding ISAs1 family transposase, translating into MAIPLLEAISIEGKTISADALLTQRRLARYLVEDRQAHYHFTVKGNQPRLLEDLTLYFHGRQEPHAVTVDSDHGRIETRRIWVTAELNDYLDFPHVGQAFMVERERVNKKSGKVSTETVYGITSHTPQQADAQRILKTNRNHWCIENSCHYIIDWNYDEDRSRIRTGHGPENITRLRRFAVGLIKSKSVGSVAQKMRMLAMNPRAVFDYLRMTDNTRSRRSAAGCN; encoded by the coding sequence ATGGCCATCCCCTTGCTCGAGGCGATCAGCATCGAAGGCAAGACCATCAGCGCCGACGCCCTATTGACGCAACGCCGATTGGCCCGCTACCTGGTCGAAGACAGGCAGGCCCATTACCATTTCACCGTCAAAGGCAATCAGCCCCGGCTTCTCGAAGACCTCACCCTGTATTTTCATGGCCGCCAAGAACCTCACGCTGTCACCGTCGACTCCGACCATGGCCGGATCGAGACGCGGAGGATCTGGGTCACCGCCGAGCTCAACGACTATCTCGACTTTCCTCACGTCGGTCAGGCTTTCATGGTCGAACGCGAAAGGGTCAACAAAAAGAGCGGGAAAGTCTCAACCGAAACCGTTTACGGAATCACCAGCCACACACCGCAGCAGGCCGACGCCCAGCGCATCCTCAAGACTAATCGCAACCACTGGTGCATAGAAAACAGCTGCCACTACATCATTGACTGGAATTACGACGAAGACCGAAGCCGGATACGCACCGGCCATGGGCCGGAAAACATCACCCGGCTCCGACGCTTCGCGGTCGGTCTGATTAAATCAAAAAGCGTCGGCAGCGTTGCGCAGAAAATGAGGATGCTCGCCATGAACCCCCGCGCCGTCTTCGACTACCTGCGAATGACCGATAATACAAGGAGCAGGCGCTCGGCTGCTGGATGCAATTAG
- a CDS encoding Druantia anti-phage system protein DruA gives MQAHHYLGDLPKIGETLWYVAILRQQWVALLSFSAAALKCAVRDQWIGWDHRRQYDRLKLVANNSRFLILPQWHLPNLGSRVLALCEQRIQRDWLERFGHPLVLMETFVDPQRYQGTVYKAANWLCLGQTKGFRRTRQGYSNLAQSPKMVFVRALQSNAQSLLSRPLLGAPYCPGDVKMLLTANQMRSLPEFFTDIPDPRRAAGKRHRLSTVLAIAAGATLCGMRGYKAISDWAKSLGPKARERFGCRKKQGQYLVPSEYIIRDILIRVDPDHLDRSFQRWNEAYAGADESLAIDGKTMCNATDEQGRKTHIMSAIGHETKTCHTQKKSASCR, from the coding sequence ATGCAAGCGCATCATTATCTGGGAGATCTGCCCAAGATCGGCGAAACCCTCTGGTACGTTGCCATATTGCGCCAGCAGTGGGTCGCTTTGCTGAGCTTTTCCGCTGCGGCCTTGAAGTGCGCCGTTCGCGACCAGTGGATTGGCTGGGATCATCGGCGCCAATATGACCGCTTGAAGCTGGTTGCCAACAATAGCCGTTTTCTGATCCTGCCGCAGTGGCATTTGCCCAATCTGGGCTCGCGCGTCTTGGCGCTGTGCGAACAAAGAATCCAGCGCGACTGGCTGGAGCGCTTTGGCCATCCGCTTGTGCTGATGGAGACCTTTGTCGATCCGCAGCGCTATCAAGGCACGGTTTACAAGGCGGCCAATTGGCTATGCCTGGGTCAGACCAAGGGATTTCGCCGAACCCGTCAAGGTTATAGCAACCTCGCACAGTCCCCGAAGATGGTGTTTGTTCGTGCGCTGCAGTCCAATGCCCAATCGCTCTTGTCCCGCCCCCTGCTTGGGGCGCCCTATTGTCCAGGAGACGTGAAAATGTTGTTGACAGCCAATCAAATGCGATCCTTGCCAGAGTTTTTCACCGACATCCCCGACCCGCGCCGCGCCGCAGGGAAACGCCACCGGCTGTCCACCGTTTTGGCCATTGCCGCCGGGGCGACGCTTTGCGGGATGCGCGGGTACAAGGCGATTTCCGATTGGGCCAAAAGTCTTGGCCCCAAGGCGCGCGAGCGCTTCGGATGCCGTAAAAAACAAGGGCAGTACCTTGTCCCGAGCGAATACATCATCCGCGATATCCTCATCAGGGTCGATCCGGATCATCTCGACCGCAGCTTTCAACGTTGGAACGAGGCTTACGCAGGCGCGGATGAAAGCCTCGCCATTGACGGCAAGACCATGTGCAACGCCACCGACGAGCAAGGCCGCAAGACGCATATCATGAGCGCGATCGGCCACGAGACCAAAACCTGCCACACCCAAAAAAAGTCGGCCTCCTGCCGATAG
- a CDS encoding Druantia anti-phage system protein DruA gives MQAHHYLGDLPKIGETLWYVAILRQQWVALLSFSAAALKCAVRDQWIGWDHRRQYDRLKLVANNSRFLILPQWHLPNLGSRVLALCEQRIQRDWLERFGHPLVLMETFVDPQRYQGTVYKAANWLCLGQTKGFRRTRQGYSNLAQSPKMVFVRALQSNAQSLLSRPLLGAPYCPGDVKMLLTANQMRSLPEFFTDIPDPRRAAGKRHRLSTVLAIAAGATLCGMRGYKAISDWAKSLGPKARERFGCRKKQGQYLVPSEYIIRDILIRVDPDHLDRSFQRWNEAYAGADESLAIDGKTMCNATDEQGRKTHIMSAIGHETKTCHTQKKSASCR, from the coding sequence ATGCAAGCGCATCATTATCTGGGAGATCTGCCCAAGATCGGCGAAACCCTCTGGTACGTTGCCATATTGCGCCAGCAGTGGGTCGCTTTGCTGAGCTTTTCCGCTGCGGCCTTGAAGTGCGCCGTTCGCGACCAGTGGATTGGCTGGGATCATCGGCGCCAATATGACCGCTTGAAGCTGGTTGCCAACAATAGCCGTTTTTTGATCCTGCCGCAGTGGCATTTGCCCAATCTGGGCTCGCGCGTCTTGGCGCTGTGCGAACAAAGAATCCAGCGCGACTGGCTGGAGCGCTTTGGCCATCCGCTTGTGCTGATGGAGACCTTTGTCGATCCGCAGCGCTATCAAGGCACGGTTTACAAGGCGGCCAATTGGCTATGCCTGGGTCAGACCAAGGGATTTCGCCGAACCCGTCAAGGTTATAGCAACCTCGCACAGTCCCCGAAGATGGTGTTTGTTCGTGCGCTGCAGTCCAATGCCCAATCGCTCTTGTCCCGCCCCCTGCTTGGGGCGCCCTATTGTCCAGGAGACGTGAAAATGTTGTTGACAGCCAATCAAATGCGATCCTTGCCAGAGTTTTTCACCGACATCCCCGACCCGCGCCGCGCCGCAGGGAAACGCCACCGGCTGTCCACCGTTTTGGCCATTGCCGCCGGGGCGACGCTTTGCGGGATGCGCGGGTACAAGGCGATTTCCGATTGGGCCAAAAGTCTTGGCCCCAAGGCGCGCGAGCGCTTCGGATGCCGTAAAAAACAAGGGCAGTACCTTGTCCCGAGCGAATACATCATCCGCGATATCCTCATCAGGGTCGATCCGGATCATCTCGACCGCAGCTTTCAACGTTGGAACGAGGCTTACGCAGGCGCGGATGAAAGCCTCGCCATCGACGGCAAGACCATGTGCAACGCCACCGACGAGCAAGGCCGCAAGACGCATATCATGAGCGCGATCGGCCACGAGACCAAAACCTGCCACACCCAAAAAAAGTCGGCCTCCTGCCGATAG
- a CDS encoding transposase: MNLHDRASRNIARRLSFQTAAKDQAGIALDLAAGKDVPEVYHLSDAGFFDEFFYFLEEIGVMPRLLELDPKVSSRPTTVRFPAVILIYLMRIVAGLAFYWHIEPVVLHSQALMRLVGFNGREILEGTSLRGRKKPTAETSPEAADSPDGSGQSEPGSPIRGPVCADSIATYIQAIAASALERLFNTVVAVLAARSFFPKTVHATLDASEIQSTQRCEGCGMVSKEKPPTLRLRKGRIKKVLERVFGFKIWVIWEPVSGLPLALRFATIETADVTLAREVVAQALSNLGGQATLSSLAFDRGFTDGAFWWWLHQQGIHFYVPAKKNMAVYADALACAANGVRQSRQKTRSVGHGKNKTSVVDRWEAVGIDGLTSAGFYGEHGSGSHEHAANFSANPINAVVVVDDPYCRNNPGCDTMVILTNAAVAKPLCAYDRYDRRSEMENALFREAKQAWFIERPAKNTARAFRAHVYLTLLTMALSTAFRTWLEQQDKKERAGEQTGIRKYRQQVRQDNGNKVIVFDEGRYAIFEVYELVILCGRTVVRPRGVPESITTTDILRKYGAIKE, encoded by the coding sequence ATGAACCTACACGACCGTGCTTCCAGAAATATCGCCCGTCGACTCTCCTTTCAGACCGCCGCCAAAGACCAGGCCGGCATTGCCCTGGATCTGGCGGCGGGTAAGGACGTGCCGGAGGTTTATCACCTCAGTGACGCCGGCTTCTTCGACGAGTTCTTCTATTTCCTCGAAGAGATCGGGGTCATGCCTCGCCTGCTGGAGCTTGACCCGAAAGTCTCCAGCCGCCCGACGACCGTCCGCTTTCCTGCGGTCATCCTCATCTATCTGATGCGCATCGTCGCGGGCCTGGCGTTCTATTGGCACATCGAACCGGTGGTTCTGCACTCGCAGGCATTGATGCGCCTGGTGGGGTTCAACGGCCGGGAGATTCTGGAGGGGACGAGCCTGCGGGGGCGTAAAAAGCCCACCGCCGAGACCTCCCCGGAGGCTGCCGATAGCCCGGACGGCTCCGGACAGAGCGAGCCGGGCAGCCCGATCCGTGGCCCGGTCTGCGCCGATTCGATTGCCACCTACATCCAAGCGATTGCGGCTTCCGCGCTGGAGAGGCTCTTCAACACGGTGGTGGCGGTGCTGGCCGCTCGTTCGTTCTTTCCCAAGACCGTGCATGCGACACTCGATGCTTCGGAAATCCAGTCGACTCAGCGCTGTGAGGGCTGCGGCATGGTCTCCAAGGAGAAGCCGCCGACGCTGCGCCTGCGCAAGGGGCGCATCAAGAAGGTGCTGGAACGGGTCTTCGGGTTCAAGATCTGGGTGATCTGGGAGCCGGTCAGCGGCTTGCCGCTGGCCCTGCGCTTTGCCACCATCGAGACCGCCGATGTGACCCTGGCCCGGGAGGTGGTCGCCCAGGCTCTGAGCAATCTCGGCGGGCAGGCCACCTTGTCGTCGCTGGCCTTTGACCGGGGGTTTACCGATGGCGCCTTCTGGTGGTGGCTGCACCAGCAGGGGATCCACTTCTATGTCCCGGCCAAGAAGAACATGGCGGTCTATGCCGATGCCCTGGCCTGCGCTGCAAACGGGGTCCGCCAGAGCCGGCAGAAGACCCGCTCGGTCGGGCACGGCAAGAACAAGACCAGCGTGGTCGATCGCTGGGAGGCGGTCGGGATCGACGGACTCACCTCGGCCGGCTTCTATGGCGAGCACGGCAGCGGCTCCCACGAACATGCCGCAAACTTCTCGGCCAATCCGATCAACGCGGTGGTGGTCGTGGATGATCCCTACTGCCGAAACAACCCCGGTTGCGACACCATGGTGATTCTCACCAACGCTGCGGTCGCCAAGCCGCTTTGTGCCTACGATCGCTACGACCGCAGAAGCGAGATGGAGAACGCCCTGTTCCGGGAGGCGAAGCAGGCATGGTTCATCGAGCGGCCGGCAAAGAATACCGCCAGGGCGTTTCGGGCTCATGTCTACCTCACCCTGCTCACCATGGCGCTCTCCACGGCGTTTCGCACCTGGCTGGAGCAGCAGGACAAAAAAGAGCGCGCCGGGGAGCAAACCGGCATCCGCAAGTACCGGCAGCAGGTCCGTCAAGACAACGGCAACAAGGTCATTGTCTTCGACGAGGGGCGCTATGCCATCTTCGAGGTCTATGAGCTCGTCATTCTCTGCGGCAGAACGGTGGTCAGACCGCGAGGAGTGCCGGAGAGCATAACCACAACGGATATCCTGCGCAAGTACGGGGCGATTAAGGAATAG
- a CDS encoding type II toxin-antitoxin system RelE family toxin — protein sequence MFSVVYHPQVKARDIPKLNGDIRQRIRKAVEARLMVAPQEYGEPLRKTLRGYWELRVGDYRIVFKVEGDEILILGICHRKEVYPLMEKRQ from the coding sequence GTGTTTTCGGTTGTTTACCACCCCCAGGTGAAGGCCCGCGATATTCCCAAGCTGAATGGTGATATACGCCAGCGCATAAGGAAGGCTGTTGAGGCCCGCCTCATGGTGGCTCCACAGGAGTATGGCGAACCCCTGCGAAAAACCCTTAGGGGCTACTGGGAGCTCAGGGTTGGGGATTACCGGATCGTGTTCAAAGTTGAGGGAGACGAAATTCTTATCCTCGGCATCTGCCACCGCAAGGAAGTCTATCCTTTGATGGAAAAGCGCCAGTGA
- a CDS encoding glycosyltransferase family 4 protein, producing MNIVFIAHFAGSPRHGMVYGHYYLAREWVRLGHQVTVVAASYAHTRFQQPDSQISEERIDGIRYIWLKVPRYNAAGRVGRVLNIIAFTIASYSPFLRKKLGKLDLVISSSHHPFSIFPSQSLAKKSSARLVFEIRDLWPLTLIELGGTSARNPFIRMMQFSEDYAYRHSDKIVSVLPGAKSYMLQHGMAPDKFVFIPNGVDLGEAKTKIDLDGKIKRILEAKKKDGKFIVGYCGRIGLANSLHTLVKALEQCADSDICVALLGDGAEKKNLQMYVDKKDLKEQVLFFDSVAKEQVQGFLDLLDVAYVGLQKQPLFRFGVSPTKINDYLLAGKTVISAIEAPGEIVSESGAGYNCNAEDPESLCKCIKKMKELSVDERESMGQKGHRWILENRDYRILAERFLEKVMSR from the coding sequence ATGAATATTGTATTTATTGCGCACTTTGCCGGATCGCCCCGTCACGGCATGGTCTACGGTCATTATTACCTGGCTCGCGAATGGGTGCGGTTGGGCCACCAAGTAACGGTTGTTGCGGCCTCTTATGCTCACACGCGATTTCAACAACCGGATAGCCAAATAAGTGAAGAAAGAATTGATGGAATCCGTTATATATGGCTTAAGGTTCCTAGGTATAACGCTGCTGGCCGCGTAGGCCGTGTGCTTAATATTATCGCTTTTACCATTGCCTCATATTCCCCTTTTTTACGTAAGAAGCTTGGAAAGTTAGATCTTGTTATTTCTTCCAGCCACCATCCCTTCAGCATTTTTCCTTCTCAATCTTTGGCAAAAAAAAGCTCGGCCAGACTGGTCTTTGAAATTCGTGATCTTTGGCCATTAACACTTATTGAGCTAGGTGGGACATCTGCTAGGAATCCATTTATTAGGATGATGCAATTCTCTGAAGATTACGCATACCGTCATTCTGATAAAATTGTCAGTGTTCTTCCCGGAGCAAAATCTTATATGTTGCAACATGGCATGGCGCCAGATAAGTTCGTTTTTATCCCTAATGGTGTGGATTTAGGTGAAGCAAAAACAAAAATTGACTTGGATGGTAAAATTAAACGTATCCTGGAAGCTAAGAAAAAAGACGGTAAGTTTATAGTAGGTTACTGTGGTCGTATAGGTTTAGCCAATTCACTACATACTTTGGTAAAAGCTCTTGAGCAATGTGCAGATTCAGATATTTGTGTTGCTTTGCTTGGAGATGGGGCAGAAAAAAAGAACTTACAGATGTATGTAGATAAGAAAGATTTAAAAGAACAGGTTCTTTTTTTTGATTCTGTAGCTAAGGAACAAGTTCAGGGGTTTCTTGATTTGTTAGATGTGGCATATGTCGGCTTACAAAAACAACCTCTCTTTCGTTTTGGTGTAAGTCCAACAAAAATAAATGATTATTTGCTGGCTGGTAAGACCGTGATATCGGCTATTGAGGCTCCAGGTGAAATAGTCAGCGAGAGCGGTGCTGGCTACAATTGTAACGCCGAAGATCCAGAAAGTTTGTGCAAGTGCATAAAAAAGATGAAGGAGCTATCGGTTGATGAACGAGAATCGATGGGGCAAAAAGGACATAGATGGATCCTTGAAAACCGCGACTATAGAATTCTGGCTGAACGCTTTCTAGAAAAGGTGATGTCCCGGTAA
- the wecB gene encoding non-hydrolyzing UDP-N-acetylglucosamine 2-epimerase has protein sequence MKKILTVIGARPQFIKASVVSRAIQQTDGLEEILLHTGQHFDANMSDIFFNQLNIPRPDFQLDIHGGRHGEMTGRMLKEIEKALLAHKPDRVLVYGDTNSTLAGALAAAKLHVPVAHVEAGLRSFNMQMPEEINRILTDQVSDLLFCPTDAAVQNLNNEGFANKPVQVLQVGDVMQDSALLFTEKAEPPAGDLPERFVLATLHRAENTDYPERLAAIVAALNQIHGTLVPVVLPLHPRTRKLIAQHGLELKAHLIDPVGYFEMVWLLDHCQLVLTDSGGVQKEAFFFGKPCVTMRDQTEWVELVAIGANQLVGADSRKIIEAVKTNFGREVQDTQELYGGGKAADKIVEVLAFS, from the coding sequence GTGAAAAAAATACTAACCGTCATCGGAGCGCGGCCGCAGTTTATCAAGGCCAGCGTGGTGTCTCGGGCTATCCAGCAAACCGATGGTTTAGAAGAAATTCTGCTACACACCGGCCAGCATTTTGATGCCAATATGTCGGATATTTTCTTTAATCAGTTGAATATTCCACGCCCTGATTTCCAACTGGATATTCACGGTGGCAGGCACGGTGAAATGACCGGCCGTATGCTGAAAGAGATTGAAAAGGCCTTGCTGGCGCACAAGCCGGATCGAGTGCTGGTATACGGTGATACCAACTCAACCCTGGCCGGAGCACTGGCAGCGGCCAAGCTGCATGTCCCTGTTGCCCACGTCGAGGCGGGGCTACGCAGCTTTAACATGCAAATGCCTGAAGAGATCAACCGTATCCTCACCGATCAGGTCAGCGATCTGCTTTTCTGCCCAACAGATGCCGCGGTACAGAACCTGAACAATGAAGGCTTTGCCAACAAACCCGTTCAGGTATTGCAGGTGGGCGATGTGATGCAGGACTCAGCACTGCTATTTACAGAAAAGGCCGAACCGCCTGCGGGGGATTTGCCCGAAAGATTTGTTCTGGCTACTCTTCACCGTGCCGAAAACACCGACTACCCCGAGCGCCTGGCTGCCATTGTGGCTGCGTTGAATCAGATTCACGGGACTCTGGTGCCGGTGGTTTTGCCGCTGCACCCACGTACCCGTAAACTCATTGCTCAACATGGTCTGGAACTGAAGGCGCATTTGATCGATCCTGTCGGATATTTTGAAATGGTCTGGTTGCTGGACCATTGCCAATTGGTACTCACCGATAGTGGTGGGGTTCAAAAAGAGGCCTTTTTCTTCGGAAAGCCCTGCGTCACCATGCGTGATCAAACCGAATGGGTTGAATTGGTGGCGATTGGCGCAAACCAATTGGTTGGGGCGGATAGTCGAAAAATAATCGAGGCTGTAAAAACCAACTTTGGCCGTGAGGTGCAGGACACCCAAGAACTCTATGGGGGCGGTAAAGCGGCTGATAAGATTGTTGAAGTGCTTGCTTTTTCGTAA